Proteins encoded within one genomic window of Sulfurovum sp. XGS-02:
- the mshL gene encoding pilus (MSHA type) biogenesis protein MshL has translation MKNIHTSGFKFLVVLAMLLGFTHNLSAGSCSTKLFSVTIDSKLTIRDVIDNLADTCGLSVIVKDDAAKLRMNNNLYYVKLKNSTLKGFLNTILKDNDLNYTLNGNKLTISYLITRTFRIHYISGQRKGVSTANVTIAGSEDSAQQAGGGANSSQSSSKTGIEIESTDEFQFWKTVEAEIQRILIGAADGSTHYTRSGDTWTGPDGKVWEYNPLAPIVNPEAGMVTVTGTDRQINRVARYVHELTKQIKSQVLIDIRILSVSFDDSTTTGVDWSQLYSLQNQTINSILMAQKNIAEFTFDTTDGITEYAASPDTRPSNAQLFSATGSTDVTEVVKFLSTQGDVKSVSSPRVMALNNQPALISVGQELFYKIKSSSTASSTGGAVAAEGEVVDSVFAGVLLDITPEIDSNGMITLKINPSISDTIDTVTTGAGARTIPPDLVKQQIASVIKVKDGEHAILGGLISTQTGFKDNHVPLLGDIPGLGTLFKRQEKINTVEELVFIITPHIVKNSKSVSLKDLGYAKLNEK, from the coding sequence ATGAAAAATATACATACATCAGGATTTAAGTTTCTTGTAGTACTAGCAATGCTATTAGGGTTTACTCATAACCTCTCAGCAGGAAGTTGTTCTACAAAGTTATTTAGTGTGACGATAGACAGTAAATTGACCATTAGGGATGTTATAGACAATCTTGCAGATACATGTGGATTGAGTGTGATTGTAAAAGATGATGCTGCAAAGTTACGGATGAATAACAATCTTTATTATGTAAAGTTGAAAAACAGTACATTAAAAGGTTTTTTAAATACGATCCTTAAAGACAATGACCTCAATTATACACTCAATGGAAATAAACTGACGATCTCATATTTGATCACACGTACATTCCGTATTCATTATATTTCTGGACAGAGAAAAGGTGTGAGTACTGCCAATGTGACTATTGCCGGTAGTGAAGACTCTGCTCAGCAAGCAGGAGGTGGTGCTAATTCGAGCCAGTCATCGTCTAAAACAGGTATAGAGATAGAAAGTACGGATGAGTTCCAATTTTGGAAGACGGTCGAAGCAGAGATACAGCGTATCTTGATCGGTGCAGCTGATGGAAGTACCCATTATACAAGATCTGGTGATACATGGACGGGTCCGGATGGTAAAGTGTGGGAATATAATCCTTTGGCACCAATCGTGAATCCGGAAGCAGGTATGGTGACAGTAACAGGTACAGATCGACAGATCAACAGAGTGGCTAGGTATGTACATGAACTTACAAAACAGATCAAATCACAAGTATTGATCGATATACGTATTCTTAGTGTATCCTTTGATGACAGTACTACAACTGGGGTTGACTGGTCTCAACTCTATAGTTTGCAGAACCAAACGATCAATAGTATCCTCATGGCACAGAAAAATATAGCTGAGTTTACATTTGATACAACAGACGGTATAACAGAATATGCAGCCTCACCTGATACAAGACCAAGTAATGCACAACTTTTCAGTGCTACAGGAAGTACAGATGTAACTGAAGTGGTGAAATTCTTATCGACGCAGGGAGATGTCAAATCTGTCTCAAGCCCTCGTGTGATGGCTCTCAACAACCAACCTGCATTGATCAGTGTAGGGCAAGAGCTCTTCTATAAGATCAAGTCTTCGAGTACAGCATCAAGTACAGGTGGTGCTGTTGCTGCAGAGGGTGAGGTTGTTGATTCTGTCTTTGCCGGAGTTCTACTGGACATTACACCGGAGATCGATAGTAACGGAATGATTACCTTAAAGATCAACCCATCTATTTCGGATACAATAGATACCGTTACAACAGGTGCAGGTGCAAGAACGATCCCGCCTGATTTAGTTAAACAACAGATCGCCTCTGTGATCAAGGTAAAAGATGGGGAGCATGCTATACTTGGAGGGCTTATATCGACACAAACAGGGTTTAAAGACAATCATGTACCACTTTTGGGTGATATCCCTGGGTTAGGTACTTTATTTAAACGTCAAGAGAAAATTAATACAGTAGAAGAGTTGGTATTTATTATCACTCCACATATCGTTAAAAATTCTAAGTCTGTTTCATTAAAAGACTTGGGATATGCAAAGTTAAATGAAAAGTAG
- a CDS encoding CDC27 family protein, producing MYDIKQLEEEWKRYRKKKLKPWYIGFGILVILAIFIIFFQTNSNMNIGTLKGYFETSNVNRTLEYNEASKNSVTSDRMNVKESVLLDKALDNLEVKENMIEMADKVEKTHNNILVDIPILDDSNENNSEEEIVAEKKIHLEIIDSTSVSGYKDVEKRFFESHDIDDALFLAKSYYKNGNYQKAEYWALETNKLDESKEESLLIFVKSKVKLGRKNEALSILNAYLKQSDSREAKKLLYRIENDKL from the coding sequence ATGTATGATATAAAACAGTTAGAGGAAGAGTGGAAACGATATAGGAAGAAAAAGTTAAAACCTTGGTATATAGGCTTTGGAATTCTTGTTATTTTAGCCATTTTTATTATTTTTTTTCAAACAAATAGTAACATGAATATTGGTACTTTGAAAGGCTATTTTGAGACTTCAAATGTCAACCGAACTCTTGAATACAATGAAGCGTCTAAAAATAGTGTAACGTCTGATAGGATGAATGTCAAAGAGAGTGTACTACTTGATAAGGCTTTGGACAACTTGGAAGTCAAAGAGAATATGATAGAGATGGCTGATAAAGTGGAGAAGACACATAACAATATACTGGTCGATATACCTATACTTGATGACAGTAATGAAAATAACTCTGAAGAAGAGATCGTGGCAGAGAAGAAAATACATCTAGAGATCATTGATTCAACAAGTGTCTCAGGATATAAAGATGTAGAGAAGCGTTTTTTTGAATCACATGACATAGATGATGCTTTATTTTTAGCTAAAAGTTATTATAAAAATGGAAATTATCAAAAAGCTGAATATTGGGCATTGGAGACGAATAAACTTGATGAGAGTAAGGAAGAGAGTTTACTTATTTTTGTCAAATCAAAAGTCAAATTGGGCCGTAAAAATGAAGCCTTGTCTATTTTAAATGCTTATCTGAAACAGTCAGACTCACGAGAAGCAAAAAAGTTATTATATCGGATTGAAAATGATAAATTATAA
- a CDS encoding ATP-binding protein, which yields MKSRYEAAKNVFVDSVDIDDYIDLDSSVTAFQQLQHSMNKPLKMILLFGKPGTGKSILLTRVQEKLKHQKEIHYFDTPAINEKEFFHKLFKVLTKKDLPSNTEVNFASLVDFCKNLRGKREIIILLDEAQMYSPEMMEKIRLLSDSRAVKFVVSLHKTEDEDLIAKEHFQSRIWEVIELKNATKEDQTAYIHKKLLKKNLFEIANSIKAKNIKRIHKYTKGNYRECNKLLFTIFEICEYYDKNEPSKVNYTKISDRIIEMAALKLGYIHV from the coding sequence ATGAAAAGTAGATATGAAGCTGCTAAAAATGTATTCGTTGATTCGGTAGATATTGACGATTACATTGATCTAGATTCTTCAGTCACGGCTTTTCAACAATTGCAGCATAGCATGAATAAGCCGCTGAAGATGATCTTACTATTTGGTAAACCTGGTACAGGTAAAAGTATTTTACTCACTCGAGTCCAGGAAAAACTAAAGCACCAAAAAGAGATTCACTATTTTGATACACCTGCGATCAATGAAAAAGAGTTTTTTCATAAATTATTTAAAGTTTTAACAAAAAAGGATCTACCGAGCAACACGGAAGTGAATTTTGCTTCATTAGTTGATTTCTGTAAAAACCTCAGAGGTAAAAGAGAGATCATTATCTTACTGGATGAAGCACAAATGTATAGTCCTGAGATGATGGAAAAGATTCGCCTTCTTTCTGACAGCCGTGCTGTCAAATTTGTCGTTTCTTTACATAAAACAGAAGATGAAGATTTGATAGCCAAAGAGCATTTTCAATCTCGTATATGGGAAGTGATCGAGCTTAAAAATGCTACAAAGGAAGATCAGACTGCCTATATCCATAAAAAACTTTTAAAGAAGAATCTTTTTGAAATAGCAAACAGTATTAAAGCGAAGAATATTAAACGTATTCACAAATATACTAAAGGTAATTACCGAGAGTGTAATAAACTTTTGTTTACTATTTTTGAAATTTGTGAATATTATGATAAAAATGAACCCTCAAAAGTGAACTATACGAAGATATCAGACCGAATTATTGAAATGGCAGCACTGAAATTAGGATACATTCATGTATGA
- the era gene encoding GTPase Era, translating to MFDHEKEEVDTKAGFVAVVGRPNAGKSTLLNHIVGEKLAMVSKKAQATRKRMNIIVMHDDAQIIFVDTPGIHEKERLLNQFMLDEALKAMGDSDLIIFLAPVTDKLTEYEKFLKLTQAKGVKHIVVLTKIDHVKQGDILAKLGEYQKYQDCFEAIIPFSVNKKVGKKQLLDEICKHLPSSPFLYDPEILTTEHIRNIYKELIRESIFENLSDEIPYESDVTIEKIDEGDSMDKVYATIVVEKETQKGMIVGQKGAGIKRVGKLAREQMELFSGKKIFLDLHVAVKKGWSKNKDGLEEFGYII from the coding sequence ATGTTTGATCATGAAAAAGAAGAAGTAGATACCAAAGCTGGCTTTGTTGCAGTGGTGGGAAGGCCTAATGCGGGGAAAAGCACATTACTCAATCACATCGTCGGTGAAAAGCTTGCAATGGTTTCAAAGAAAGCACAGGCAACACGTAAACGTATGAACATTATCGTCATGCATGATGATGCACAGATCATTTTTGTGGATACGCCAGGTATTCATGAAAAAGAGAGACTTTTGAATCAATTTATGTTGGATGAAGCACTCAAAGCGATGGGGGACAGTGATCTTATTATTTTCCTTGCACCTGTCACAGATAAGCTTACAGAGTATGAAAAATTTTTAAAACTTACGCAAGCCAAAGGTGTTAAGCACATCGTTGTGCTTACTAAGATCGATCATGTAAAGCAGGGTGATATATTGGCAAAGTTGGGTGAGTATCAGAAATATCAAGACTGTTTTGAAGCGATCATCCCTTTTTCTGTTAATAAAAAAGTAGGTAAAAAACAACTGCTTGATGAGATATGTAAGCATCTGCCAAGCTCTCCTTTCCTCTACGACCCTGAGATCCTCACCACAGAACATATAAGGAATATCTATAAGGAACTCATTCGTGAGTCTATTTTTGAGAACCTCAGTGATGAAATACCTTATGAGAGCGATGTGACCATAGAAAAGATCGACGAGGGTGACAGCATGGATAAAGTCTATGCAACGATCGTTGTGGAAAAAGAGACACAAAAAGGGATGATCGTAGGCCAAAAGGGTGCAGGGATCAAGCGTGTAGGTAAACTTGCACGTGAACAGATGGAACTCTTTTCAGGTAAAAAAATATTTTTAGACCTTCATGTCGCTGTTAAAAAAGGGTGGAGTAAAAACAAGGATGGCTTAGAAGAGTTTGGTTATATCATTTAA